A region of Ochotona princeps isolate mOchPri1 chromosome 9, mOchPri1.hap1, whole genome shotgun sequence DNA encodes the following proteins:
- the LY6D gene encoding lymphocyte antigen 6D gives MTMNTVEPLSGNLVTKACTDYCTPSRNMQGQVSKGTAATYCCQSDLCNESASSAAPRHAPLAGTLLSLVLAAGLLACAWTPGL, from the exons ATGACCATGAACACAG TAGAGCCTCTGTCAGGGAACCTGGTGACCAAGGCCTGCACCGACTACTGTACCCCCAGCCGGAACATGCAGGGCCAGGTGAGCAAGGGCACCGCGGCCACCTACTGCTGCCAGAGCGACCTGTGCAATGAGAGCGCCAGCAGTGCTGCACCCCGCCATGCCCCGCTTGCTGGCACCCTCCTTAGCCTCGTGCTGGCCGCCGGCCTCCTTGCCTGCGCCTGGACCCCAGGCTTGTGA
- the LYNX1 gene encoding LOW QUALITY PROTEIN: ly-6/neurotoxin-like protein 1 (The sequence of the model RefSeq protein was modified relative to this genomic sequence to represent the inferred CDS: inserted 1 base in 1 codon), which produces MALLLLAALLGLPLAQALDCHVCAYHGDNCFNPMRCQXMVRYCMTTRTYYTPTKMKVSKSCVPSCFETVYDGYSKHASTTSCCQYDLCNTAGLAVPSALSLLVALLAALRALF; this is translated from the exons ATggccctcctgctgctggccgccCTGCTGGGCCTCCCTCTG gcccaggctctggaCTGTCACGTGTGCGCCTACCACGGAGACAACTGCTTCAACCCCATGCGCTGCC ACATGGTCAGATACTGCATGACCACTCGTACCT ACTACACCCCCACCAAGATGAAGGTGAGCAAGTCGTGCGTGCCCAGCTGCTTTGAGACCGTGTACGATGGCTACTCCAAGCACGCCtccaccacctcctgctgccaGTACGACCTGTGCAACACGGCGGGCCTTGCCGTGCCCAGTGCCCTGAGCCTGCTGGTCGCCCTGCTGGCCGCCCTCCGGGCTCTGTTCTAG
- the SLURP2 gene encoding secreted Ly-6/uPAR domain-containing protein 2, whose product MQFLAGLLLVATVSLQLAAAQGMWCHQCKGFGGCSHAAQCPRGMTHCVVIATRAPISFEDLPLVTKKCYSGCPDVRSLDLGPHVSIACCQSSLCNHD is encoded by the exons ATGCAGTTCCTCGCTGGGCTCTTGCTGGTCGCCACCGTGAGCCTGCAGCTGG ctgcagcccagggcaTGTGGTGTCACCAATGCAAGGGCTTCGGTGGGTGCTCCCATGCGGCCCAGTGCCCCCGGGGCATGACCCACTGCGTCGTCATCGCCACGC GAGCCCCCATCAGTTTTGAGGACCTGCCCCTGGTCACCAAGAAGTGCTACAGCGGCTGCCCGGACGTGAGGAGCCTGGACCTGGGCCCACATGTGTCCATCGCCTGCTGCCAGTCCAGCCTCTGCAACCACGACTGA
- the LYPD2 gene encoding ly6/PLAUR domain-containing protein 2 has product MPGMQLTLLALVLATCGELGAALKCYTCSEPTDVSHCVTISTCRGNETMCKTTLYSREIVYPFLGDSTVTKSCASKCEPSDVDGIGQTRPVSCCNAELCNVDAAVALGGPHTLAWALVLVPLPLLGPP; this is encoded by the exons ATGCCGGGGATGCAGCTGACCCTCTTGGCGCTGGTGCTGGCCACTTGCGGGGAGCTCG GGGCAGCCTTGAAATGCTACACCTGCTCTGAACCCACGGACGTGTCCCACTGTGTCACCATCAGCACCTGTCGTGGCAACGAGACTATGTGTAAGACCACGCTGTACTCCCGGGAGATCG TGTACCCCTTCCTGGGGGACTCCACGGTGACCAAGTCCTGCGCCAGCAAGTGTGAGCCCTCTGACGTGGATGGCATCGGCCAAACCCGCCCTGTGTCCTGCTGCAACGCGGAGCTGTGCAACGTGGACGCGGCGGTGGCCTTGGGAGGCCCCCACACCCTGGCTTGGGCCCTGGTGcttgtccccctccccctcctgggCCCTCCCTAG
- the SLURP1 gene encoding secreted Ly-6/uPAR-related protein 1 has product MATPWAVQLLLAAAWSMGCGEAFRCYSCDRPATMSSCKNVTLCKQEDTACKTTLVAVESEYPFNQSPLVLRSCSSSCLATDPDSIGVSHPVFCCFHDLCNSAGVAGLGTGALAVPGAAFLRHLLP; this is encoded by the exons ATGGCCACGCCCTGGGCTGTGCAGCTGCTGCTTGCGGCCGCCTGGAGCATGGGCTGTG GTGAAGCCTTCCGCTGCTACTCCTGCGATCGGCCCGCAACCATGTCCTCCTGCAAGAATGTCACCCTGTGCAAACAGGAGGACACAGCCTGCAAGACCACGCTGGTGGCCGTAGAGTCAG AGTACCCCTTCAATCAAAGCCCCTTGGTACTGcgctcctgctccagctcctgcctggccaCGGACCCTGACAGCATCGGGGTCTCCCAtcccgtcttctgctgcttccatgATCTCTGTAACTCAGCTGGCGTTGCTGGGCTGGGCACCGGGGCCCTGGCTGTGCCTGGGGCTGCCTTCCTGCGCCACCTCCTGCCCTGa
- the THEM6 gene encoding protein THEM6 produces MPWLWVALLAALAFFALLDGWYLVRVPLAVLRARLLQPRVRDLLAEQRTGGRVLPSDLDLLLHMNNARYLREADVARVVHLTRCGVLGALRELGANTVLAASCARYRRSLHLFEPFEMRTRLLGWDHRAFYLEARFVSLRDGFVCALLRFQQHIVGTSPERIVEHLCKRRVEPPERPEDLQHWIAYNAASSQLLRAESGLSCAPKDQ; encoded by the exons ATGCCGTGGCTGTGGGTGGCCTTGCTGGCGGCGCTCGCCTTCTTCGCGCTCCTGGACGGCTGGTACCTGGTGCGCGTGCCGCTGGCCGTGCTGCGCGCGCGCCTGCTGCAGCCGCGCGTCCGCGACTTGCTGGCCGAGCAGCGCACCGGGGGCCGCGTGCTGCCCTCGGACTTGGACCTGCTGCTGCACATGAACAACGCGCGCTACCTGCGCGAGGCCGACGTGGCGCGCGTCGTGCATTTGACCCGCTGCGGAGTGCTGGGCGCACTGCGAGAGCTGGGAGCCAACACGGTGCTGGCCGCCTCGTGCGCGCGCTACCGCCGCTCGCTGCACCTCTTCGAGCCCTTTGAGATGCGCACCCGCCTCCTGGGCTGGGACCACCGAGCCTTCTATCTGGAGGCCCGCTTCGTGAGCCTGCGCGACGGCTTCGTGTGCGCGCTGCTGCGCTTCCAGCAGCACATAGTGGGCACCTCGCCGGAGCGCATCGTGGAGCACTTGTGCAAGCGCAGG GTGGAGCCTCCAGAACGGCCCGAGGACCTGCAGCACTGGATCGCCTACAATGCGGCCAGCAGCCAGCTGCTTCGCGCCGAGAGCGGCCTCAGCTGCGCCCCCAAGGACCAGTGA
- the PSCA gene encoding prostate stem cell antigen, which yields MKVFLLALLATSLALQPGAGLQCYSCTAQVSNRDCLNVKNCTAGQTQCWTDRIRAAGLVTLISKGCSSDCVDDAENYYVGRKNLTCCSTDLCNASGAHNLRPAAALGLLTALASLLLWGPGRL from the exons ATGAAGGTGTTTCTCCTTGCCCTGCTGGccaccagcctggccctgcagccaG GTGCCGGCCTGCAATGCTACTCCTGCACGGCTCAGGTGAGCAACCGGGACTGCCTGAATGTGAAGAACTGCACCGCGGGCCAGACCCAGTGCTGGACTGACCGCATCC GTGCTGCCGGTCTCGTGACACTCATCAGCAAGGGCTGCAGCTCTGACTGCGTGGACGACGCTGAGAACTATTATGTGGGCAGGAAGAACCTCACCTGTTGCTCCACAGACCTGTGCAATGCCAGCGGGGCCCACAACCTGCGGCCAGCCGCCGCCCTGGGGCTGCTCACGGCGCTGGCCAGCCTGCTGCTCTGGGGCCCTGGCCGGCTCTGA
- the JRK gene encoding jerky protein homolog, producing MASLPAAPRGRGAKRKRVVLTLREKMEICTRLERGESRKALMQEYNVGLSTLYDIRAHKAQLLRFVASSDCGQALERRRTLHTPKLEHLDRVLYQWFLGQRAEGVPVSGPMLIEKARDLYTQMQLTEPCVFSGGWLWRFKARHGIRKLAVAGERQAANPRAAEQFCGFFRSLAAEHGLSPEQVYSANETGLLWRGLSSAGTEGVAVASPRPCRDRLSVLVCANATGSHRIRPLAVSRCGSPRAARGLPQLPVTCKAQGHAWVDREVFTDWFHRVFAPSVREHFRALGLPADSKAVLLLERSRAHPQESELVSENIFSILLPAGVASLLQPLEQGIRRAFLRHFLDPPAPPSVSEAILHVACAWNAVPSQVFQRAWRRLWPTAALAERSEEEEELCRARPHKTFAHIPQLMRGGAPCLGSGLQDREAQGWGSAEREVAEEGDPLWATEKAEAAGEGNAGGNTEGAWEQAAASFAMLLGFAEGQPCFSVQEVGQLRSLHAVFRKQQQLRRQPGAMIKVGVLQEQSGCCKAAAHSPLPCPSAAQEN from the coding sequence ATGGCCTCCCTGCCAGCGGCCCCCCGGGGCCGGGGAGCCAAGCGGAAGCGCGTGGTGCTGACGCTGAGGGAGAAGATGGAGATTTGCACGCGCCTGGAGCGGGGAGAGAGCCGGAAGGCGCTGATGCAGGAGTACAACGTGGGCCTGTCCACGCTGTATGACATCAGGGCGCACAAGGCCCAGCTGCTGCGCTTCGTCGCCAGCTCTGACTGTGGCCAGGCGCTGGAGCGGCGGCGCACACTGCACACACCCAAGCTGGAGCACCTGGACCGTGTGCTGTACCAGTGGTTCCTGGGGCAGCGTGCCGAGGGCGTGCCTGTGTCCGGCCCCATGCTCATTGAGAAAGCCAGGGACCTATACACGCAGATGCAGCTCACCGAGCCCTGCGTCTTCTCTGGGGGCTGGCTGTGGCGCTTCAAGGCCAGGCACGGCATCAGGAAGCTGGCTGTGGCCGGTGAGAGGCAGGCGGCCAACCCCCGTGCCGCAGAGCAGTTCTGCGGGTTCTTCAGGAGCCTGGCGGCTGAGCACGGGCTGTCCCCAGAGCAGGTGTACAGTGCCAACGAGACCGGCCTTCTGTGGCGCGGCCTGTCAAGCGCTGGGACGGAGGGCGTGGCTGTGGCCAGCCCCAGGCCGTGCCGGGACCGGCTGAGCGTCCTTGTGTGTGCCAACGCCACCGGCTCCCACAGGATCAGGCCCCTGGCGGTCAGCAGATGCGGCAGCCCCCGGGCGGCCCGGGGCCTCCCACAGCTGCCAGTCACTTGCAAGGCCCAGGGCCACGCCTGGGTAGACCGGGAGGTCTTCACAGACTGGTTCCACCGGGTCTTCGCGCCCTCAGTGAGGGAGCACTTCcgggccttgggcctgcctgcggACAGCAAGGCCGTCCTCCTGCTGGAGCGCTCCCGGGCCCACCCGCAGGAGTCGGAGCTGGTGTCTGAGAATATCTTTAGCATCCTCCTGCCGGCCGGCGTGGCCTCCTTGCTGCAGCCCTTGGAGCAGGGCATCCGCAGGGCCTTCCTGCGGCACTTCCTGGACCCACCCGCCCCACCCAGTGTCAGCGAGGCCATCCTGCACGTGGCCTGCGCCTGGAATGCTGTGCCCAGCCAGGTATTCCAGCGCGCCTGGCGCAGGCTGTGGCCCACGGCTGCCTTGGCAGAGCgctctgaggaggaggaggagctgtgcAGAGCCAGGCCTCACAAGACCTTTGCCCACATCCCCCAGCTCATGAGAGGGGGCGCCCCCTGCTTGGGCAGCGGACTTCAGGAcagggaggcccagggctggggctcagCGGAGCGGGAGGTGGCTGAGGAGGGGGATCCCTTGTGGGCCACTGAGAAGGCGGAGGCAGCTGGCGAGGGGAACGCTGGGGGGAACACTGAGGGGGCCTGGGAGCAGGCGGCTGCGTCCTTCGCCATGCTCCTGGGCTTTGCTGaggggcagccctgcttctctgtgcaggaggtggggcagctgcGTTCGTTGCATGCAGTGttccggaagcagcagcagctgaggcgGCAGCCTGGGGCCATGATCAAAGTTGGGGTCCTGCAGGAGCAGTCTGGCTGCTGCAAGGCCGCTGCCCACTCCCCTTTGCCCTGCCCGTCTGCAGCCCAGGAGAACTGA